One Leopardus geoffroyi isolate Oge1 chromosome B1, O.geoffroyi_Oge1_pat1.0, whole genome shotgun sequence DNA window includes the following coding sequences:
- the LOC123595884 gene encoding ATP synthase subunit f, mitochondrial-like translates to MASPIPVKEKKLMDVKLGELPGWILMRDFTPRGIAGAFQRGYYPYYNKYVNVKKGNVAGISMVLAAYVLFNYCRCYKELKHERLRKYH, encoded by the coding sequence ATGGCGTCACCCATACCAGTGAAAGAGAAGAAGCTCATGGATGTGAAGCTAGGAGAGCTGCCAGGCTGGATACTGATGCGAGATTTCACCCCTAGAGGCATTGCTGGCGCATTTCAAAGAGGTTACTACCCATATTACAACAAGTATGTCAATGTGAAGAAAGGGAACGTTGCTGGGATTTCTATGGTACTGGCAGCTTATGTGCTTTTCAACTATTGTCGGTGTTACAAGGAACTCAAACATGAGCGGCTACGCAAGTACCACTGA